A single region of the Panthera tigris isolate Pti1 chromosome B1, P.tigris_Pti1_mat1.1, whole genome shotgun sequence genome encodes:
- the ADRA1A gene encoding alpha-1A adrenergic receptor isoform X4 translates to MVFLSGNASDGSNCTHPQAPVNISKAILLGVILGGLIIFGVLGNILVILSVACHRHLHSVTHYYIVNLAVADLLLTSTVLPFSAIFEILGYWAFGRVFCNIWAAVDVLCCTASIMGLCIISIDRYIGVSYPLRYPTIVTQKRGLMALLCVWALSLVISIGPLFGWRQPAPEDETICQITEEPGYVLFSALGSFYVPLTIILVMYCRVYVVAKRESRGLKSGLKTDKSDSEQVTLRIHRKNAPVGGSGVSSTKNKTHFSVRLLKFSREKKAAKTLGIVVGCFVLCWLPFFLVMPIA, encoded by the coding sequence ATGGTGTTTCTCTCTGGGAATGCCTCCGACGGTTCCAACTGCACCCATCCGCAGGCACCAGTGAACATATCCAAGGCCATTCTGCTCGGGGTGATCTTGGGGGGCCTCATCATTTTCGGCGTGCTGGGCAACATCCTAGTGATCCTTTCCGTGGCCTGCCACCGGCATCTGCACTCGGTCACTCACTACTACATCGTCAACCTGGCGGTGGCCGACCTCCTCCTCACCTCCACGGTGCTGCCCTTCTCTGCCATCTTTGAGATCCTGGGCTACTGGGCCTTTGGCAGGGTCTTCTGCAATATCTGGGCGGCGGTGGACGTCCTGTGCTGCACCGCGTCCATCATGGGACTCTGCATCATCTCCATCGACCGCTACATCGGTGTGAGCTACCCACTGCGCTACCCCACCATCGTCACCCAGAAGAGGGGTCTCATGGCCCTGCTCTGTGTCTGGGCGCTCTCCCTCGTCATCTCCATCGGGCCTCTGTTTGGCTGGAGGCAGCCGGCCCCTGAAGACGAGACCATCTGCCAGATCACCGAGGAGCCGGGCTACGTGCTCTTCTCGGCCCTGGGCTCCTTCTACGTGCCACTGACCATCATCCTGGTCATGTACTGCCGGGTCTACGTGGTGGCCAAGAGGGAAAGCCGGGGCCTCAAGTCTGGCCTCAAGACTGACAAGTCGGACTCGGAGCAGGTGACGCTCCGCATCCATCGGAAAAATGCCCCGGTAGGAGGCAGCGGGGTGTCCAGCACCAAGAACAAGACGCACTTCTCCGTGAGGCTCCTCAAATTTTCCCGGGAGAAGAAAGCGGCCAAAACACTGGGCATCGTGGTCGGCTGCTTCGTCCTCTGCTGGCTGCCTTTTTTCCTAGTGATGCCCATCG
- the ADRA1A gene encoding alpha-1A adrenergic receptor isoform X3, translated as MVFLSGNASDGSNCTHPQAPVNISKAILLGVILGGLIIFGVLGNILVILSVACHRHLHSVTHYYIVNLAVADLLLTSTVLPFSAIFEILGYWAFGRVFCNIWAAVDVLCCTASIMGLCIISIDRYIGVSYPLRYPTIVTQKRGLMALLCVWALSLVISIGPLFGWRQPAPEDETICQITEEPGYVLFSALGSFYVPLTIILVMYCRVYVVAKRESRGLKSGLKTDKSDSEQVTLRIHRKNAPVGGSGVSSTKNKTHFSVRLLKFSREKKAAKTLGIVVGCFVLCWLPFFLVMPIDRSKK; from the coding sequence ATGGTGTTTCTCTCTGGGAATGCCTCCGACGGTTCCAACTGCACCCATCCGCAGGCACCAGTGAACATATCCAAGGCCATTCTGCTCGGGGTGATCTTGGGGGGCCTCATCATTTTCGGCGTGCTGGGCAACATCCTAGTGATCCTTTCCGTGGCCTGCCACCGGCATCTGCACTCGGTCACTCACTACTACATCGTCAACCTGGCGGTGGCCGACCTCCTCCTCACCTCCACGGTGCTGCCCTTCTCTGCCATCTTTGAGATCCTGGGCTACTGGGCCTTTGGCAGGGTCTTCTGCAATATCTGGGCGGCGGTGGACGTCCTGTGCTGCACCGCGTCCATCATGGGACTCTGCATCATCTCCATCGACCGCTACATCGGTGTGAGCTACCCACTGCGCTACCCCACCATCGTCACCCAGAAGAGGGGTCTCATGGCCCTGCTCTGTGTCTGGGCGCTCTCCCTCGTCATCTCCATCGGGCCTCTGTTTGGCTGGAGGCAGCCGGCCCCTGAAGACGAGACCATCTGCCAGATCACCGAGGAGCCGGGCTACGTGCTCTTCTCGGCCCTGGGCTCCTTCTACGTGCCACTGACCATCATCCTGGTCATGTACTGCCGGGTCTACGTGGTGGCCAAGAGGGAAAGCCGGGGCCTCAAGTCTGGCCTCAAGACTGACAAGTCGGACTCGGAGCAGGTGACGCTCCGCATCCATCGGAAAAATGCCCCGGTAGGAGGCAGCGGGGTGTCCAGCACCAAGAACAAGACGCACTTCTCCGTGAGGCTCCTCAAATTTTCCCGGGAGAAGAAAGCGGCCAAAACACTGGGCATCGTGGTCGGCTGCTTCGTCCTCTGCTGGCTGCCTTTTTTCCTAGTGATGCCCATCG